A single Megachile rotundata isolate GNS110a chromosome 9, iyMegRotu1, whole genome shotgun sequence DNA region contains:
- the LOC100881823 gene encoding uncharacterized protein LOC100881823 isoform X2: MDKELSNNKNLCDKSDATENDSILDFKSPKLQNQKAKLNELFNYNIKRKNAVIKSKGSVKNHKETKFKHNSEKERKVYLKSQPSIESSFFKSEGSSNDNKNDDNIIKEALVCPLCFKTFKELNSQAIHMKICAYKNNISTKKLLDAIELQKRQESERKSLGLLAAPIVQERKKIASRKVGLHEESDLQLALALSKSLQEVEELDEINELEGLPKTLTRSVSEIVEPISEKQLERFGFASSKPPSLIKNKRKRDNQVTLLQTRSQDERNRILTERISEILMEDEPITQSKNDTIYDEKIKQEIAPRSHLLKQFLYKEKKLWNKASLSSNQECFYVSNLSKYIIPEEKEIEIENETTLKFTNTCNLKETNLSQYKTNISNNKEVLYDSSDRELNFINEKCENCRDKQFINALVTNWRSALNNSSASDVIIFVNDNKHIWAHKLIFYVQCPNILLDITPNDSSVYPQIKEKISWTDISYNVALQFLEFIYCGIIEKYFCIFEELKNLSSLRSLARKYKVERLFDYLERKEIENKKAHTYNVKNSEFENELAYSERSNLQLSNNCLDDLICEESSEENICLSNVNTSRYCSMSPDMFDDINDTVSKNKIAVALDKSKNNESLNILNSIDEVRLNNTDVNTSSSKKVKKYLNSISNGSHLSEQERKNYLVPLKSNLSLFIERFQKENAKSDFDSDPENSVLSIFSKPNRNPFNVRNDDSPDQRSTSHENTVIKETLDKERRNVLSIFDNYTSPELNTKMLHEKNNDSICQNFGTIESVECNIENCTENQLKNNLVNKSIINVETENQSKIIERNVDLQVLHNKSANTSSISKYNEDSIQSEIVADEDEISMYSKYRQEHEHNSILKYRDYIKRNALQNDTMVNLEYENMDNDITLPSDINKDSEIKGNSVEQYETQTKRSSKTYKQISVQNSCDLSNEFFDKDKNDFSINAVSPISSRKNVHEVQGINNVTTLRYSKSENDIAIEVIRKSLSTQSDMYECNSLKSPISISSSTESDFDVSNLYKSQEDKNDRDSNFEKSLNNYSIERDNYLANVHINDEDDNNSISISLSSIEDIDQLNKCNSVQTCNINKEEIPSIINNDNIDLKKRSSIQKQNDRKFKKKSISETNLNIHTKSATNINSLKKSECKCHKKISRVAKSPVIIRNSNTPPPNYNEMKTPELHEKLNRYGLKIQKRKKAVKLLTYIYNELHPTISTSGIESEFTNISSEDEEPPMKKINYDKSDTNSIDDNDCELLLSPDRNNIFDN; encoded by the exons ATGGATAAAGAAttatcaaacaataaaaatttatgtgaTAAATCTGATGCAACAGAAAATGATAGTATATTAGATTTTAAAAGTCCAAAATTACAGAATCAGAaagcaaaattaaatgaattgtttaattataatataaaaagaaaaaacgcaGTTATAAAATCTAAGGGTTCTGTGAAAAATCATAAggaaacaaaatttaaacataattcagaaaaagagagaaaggtATACTTAAAGTCCCAACCTTCAATAGAATCATCATTTTTTAAGTCTGAAGGTAGtagtaatgataataaaaatgatgataatATCATCAAAGAAGCTCTTGTGTGCCCATTGTGCTTTAAAACATTCAAAGAACTTAATTCTCAAGCAATACATATGAAGATCTGTGCTTACAAGAATAATATCTCTACAAAAAAGTTATTAGATGCTATAGAACTCCAAAAACGTCAAGAAAGTGAAAGAAAATCATTAGGTTTACTTGCTGCACCTATAGTacaggaaagaaaaaaaatagcatCACGTAAAGTA GGTTTACATGAAGAATCTGATCTTCAACTTGCGTTAGCATTATCAAAATCTCTTCAAGAGGTAGAAGAACTAGACGAAATTAATGAACTTGAGGGATTACCTAAAACTTTAACACGATCTGTATCAGAAATAGTTGAGCCAATTTCGGAAAAACAGTTAGAGAGATTTGGATTTGCAAGTAGCAAACCTCCAtcattgataaaaaataaaagaa agAGGGACAATCAAGTAACTCTTCTTCAAACACGATCCCAAGATGAAAGAAATCGCATTTTAACAgagagaatttcagaaattttaatggAAGATGAACCAATTACTCAAAGTAAAAATGACACAATATATGACGAGAAAATTAAACAAGAAATTGCTCCAAGAAGTCATTTGCTAAAACAGTTTTTGTACAAG gAAAAAAAATTGTGGAATAAAGCTAGTTTATCCTCTAATCAGGAGTGTTTCTATGTATCAAATctttcaaaatatataattccagaagaaaaagaaatagaaata GAAAATGAAACtactttaaaatttacaaatacatgcAACTTAAAGGAAACAAACTTAAGCcaatataaaacaaatattagtaataataaggaAGTACTTTATGATTCATCCGATAGAGAATTGAactttataaatgaaaaatgtgaaaattgtcgAGATAAACAATTCATTAATGCTTTGGTAACAAATTGGAGGAGTGCATTAAACAATAGTTCTGCAAGtgatgtaataatatttgttaatgatAACAAACATATTTGGGCACATAAATTGATTTTTTATGTACAATGTCCAAACATTTTGCTTGACATTACACCTAATGATAGTTCAGTGTATCCTCAAATCAAAGAAAAAATCAGCTGGACAGATATATCTTATAATGTTGCTTTGCAATTTCTAGAATTTATTTACTGTGGAATTATTGAAaagtatttctgtatttttgaagaactgaagaatttgtCTTCTTTAAGAAGTTTGGCGAGGAAATATAAAGTAGAGCGATTGTTTGATTACttagaaagaaaagaaattgaaaataaaaaagctcatacatataatgtaaagaatagtgaatttgaaaatgaattagCTTATAGTGAAAGAAGTAATTTACAATTGAGTAATAATTGTTTGGACGATTTAATCTGTGAAGAATCATCtgaagaaaatatttgtttaagtaATGTAAATACTAGTAGGTATTGCAGCATGTCTCCTGATATGTTTGATGATATTAATGATACAGTATCAAAGAATAAAATAGCTGTAGCACTTGATAAGTCAAAGAACAATGAAAGTTTGAATATACTTAATTCTATTGATGAAGTGAGACTTAATAATACTGATGTAAATACAAGCTCTTCtaagaaagttaaaaaatatctaaattcaatTTCCAATGGATCACATTTAAGTGAACAAGAACGAAAGAATTATTTAGTACCATTGAAAAGTAATCTTAGTTTATTTATTGAACGATTTCAAAAAGAAAATGCAAAATCGGACTTCGATTCTGACCCTGAAAATTCagttttatcaatattttccaAACCAAACAGAAATCCATTTAATGTAAGGAATGATGATAGTCCTGATCAGCGTTCTACATCTCATGAGAACACTGTTATAAAAGAAACATTAGATAAAGAAAGGAGAAACGTTTTGAGTATATTTGACAATTATACAAGTCctgaattaaatacaaaaatgctGCATGAAAAGAATAATGATAGTATATGTCAAAATTTTGGAACAATAGAGTCAGTAGAATGTAATATAGAAAACTGTACAGAAAATCAGTTAAAGAATAATTTAGTAAATAAAAGTATCATTAATGTAGAAACAGAAaatcaaagtaaaataatagaaagaAATGTAGATCTACAGGTTTTGCATAACAAATCTGCGAATACATCTTCTATATCAAAATATAATGAAGATAGCATTCAATCAGAAATTGTTGCGGATGAAGATGAAATATCTATGTATTCAAAGTATAGACAAGAACACGAACATAATAGCATACTAAAGTATCGAGATTATATAAAAAGGAATGCATTACAAAACGACACGATGGTTAATTTAGAATATgagaatatggataatgatattaCTTTACCTTCAGACATAAATAAAGATTCTGAAATTAAAGGGAATTCAGTAGAACAATATGAAACTCAAACTAAAAGAAGTTCTAAAACATATAAACAAATATCCGTTCAAAATTCATGTGATCTCTCCAATGAATTTTTTGATAaagataaaaatgatttttctaTTAATGCTGTATCCCCAATAAGTAGTAGAAAAAACGTTCATGAAGTTCAAGGAATCAATAATGTAACTACATTAAGATACAGTAAATCAGAAAATGATATAGCTATAGAAGTAATAAGAAAAAGTCTGTCAACACAATCAGATATGTATGAATGCAATTCTTTGAAGTCTCCCATATCTATATCTTCTAGTACAGAATCCGATTTTGATGTTTCAAACTTGTATAAGTCTCAGGAGGATAAAAATGATAgagattcaaattttgaaaaatctctTAATAATTATTCTATTGAACGTGATAATTATTTGGCAAATGTTCATATTAATGATGAAGATGATAACAATAGCATAAGCATTTCTTTGTCTAGTATTGAAGATATAGATCAGTTAAATAAATGCAATTCTGTTCAAACATGCAATATAAATAAAGAAGAGATTCcatcaattataaataatgataaTATTGACTTGAAAAAAAGGTCTTCAATTCAGAAACAAAatgatagaaaatttaaaaaaaaatctatttcagaaacaaatttaaatattcatacaaAAAGTGCCACAAACATTAATAGTTTAAAGAAATCTGAATGTAAATGTCATAAAAAAATATCGAGAGTAGCCAAATCACCTGTAATCATTAGAAATAGTAACACTCCTCCACCAAATTATAATGAGATGAAGACACCAGAATTGCAT GAAAAATTAAATAGGTATGgattaaaaatccaaaaacggAAAAAAGCTGtgaaattattaacatatatttataatgaattacACCCTACAATTAGTACATCAGGGATAGAATCAGAATTTACAAACATAAGTAGTGAAGATGAAGAACCAccaatgaaaaaaataaattatgataaaAGTGATACTAATTCCATtgatgataatgattgtgaacTACTGCTTTCACCAGATAG aaataatatatttgataattaG
- the LOC100881823 gene encoding uncharacterized protein LOC100881823 isoform X3, producing MDKELSNNKNLCDKSDATENDSILDFKSPKLQNQKAKLNELFNYNIKRKNAVIKSKGSVKNHKETKFKHNSEKERKVYLKSQPSIESSFFKSEGSSNDNKNDDNIIKEALVCPLCFKTFKELNSQAIHMKICAYKNNISTKKLLDAIELQKRQESERKSLGLLAAPIVQERKKIASRKVGLHEESDLQLALALSKSLQEVEELDEINELEGLPKTLTRSVSEIVEPISEKQLERFGFASSKPPSLIKNKRKRDNQVTLLQTRSQDERNRILTERISEILMEDEPITQSKNDTIYDEKIKQEIAPRSHLLKQFLYKEKKLWNKASLSSNQECFYVSNLSKYIIPEEKEIEIENETTLKFTNTCNLKETNLSQYKTNISNNKEVLYDSSDRELNFINEKCENCRDKQFINALVTNWRSALNNSSASDVIIFVNDNKHIWAHKLIFYVQCPNILLDITPNDSSVYPQIKEKISWTDISYNVALQFLEFIYCGIIEKYFCIFEELKNLSSLRSLARKYKVERLFDYLERKEIENKKAHTYNVKNSEFENELAYSERSNLQLSNNCLDDLICEESSEENICLSNVNTSRYCSMSPDMFDDINDTVSKNKIAVALDKSKNNESLNILNSIDEVRLNNTDVNTSSSKKVKKYLNSISNGSHLSEQERKNYLVPLKSNLSLFIERFQKENAKSDFDSDPENSVLSIFSKPNRNPFNVRNDDSPDQRSTSHENTVIKETLDKERRNVLSIFDNYTSPELNTKMLHEKNNDSICQNFGTIESVECNIENCTENQLKNNLVNKSIINVETENQSKIIERNVDLQVLHNKSANTSSISKYNEDSIQSEIVADEDEISMYSKYRQEHEHNSILKYRDYIKRNALQNDTMVNLEYENMDNDITLPSDINKDSEIKGNSVEQYETQTKRSSKTYKQISVQNSCDLSNEFFDKDKNDFSINAVSPISSRKNVHEVQGINNVTTLRYSKSENDIAIEVIRKSLSTQSDMYECNSLKSPISISSSTESDFDVSNLYKSQEDKNDRDSNFEKSLNNYSIERDNYLANVHINDEDDNNSISISLSSIEDIDQLNKCNSVQTCNINKEEIPSIINNDNIDLKKRSSIQKQNDRKFKKKSISETNLNIHTKSATNINSLKKSECKCHKKISRVAKSPVIIRNSNTPPPNYNEMKTPELHEKLNRYGLKIQKRKKAVKLLTYIYNELHPTISTSGIESEFTNISSEDEEPPMKKINYDKSDTNSIDDNDCELLLSPDSL from the exons ATGGATAAAGAAttatcaaacaataaaaatttatgtgaTAAATCTGATGCAACAGAAAATGATAGTATATTAGATTTTAAAAGTCCAAAATTACAGAATCAGAaagcaaaattaaatgaattgtttaattataatataaaaagaaaaaacgcaGTTATAAAATCTAAGGGTTCTGTGAAAAATCATAAggaaacaaaatttaaacataattcagaaaaagagagaaaggtATACTTAAAGTCCCAACCTTCAATAGAATCATCATTTTTTAAGTCTGAAGGTAGtagtaatgataataaaaatgatgataatATCATCAAAGAAGCTCTTGTGTGCCCATTGTGCTTTAAAACATTCAAAGAACTTAATTCTCAAGCAATACATATGAAGATCTGTGCTTACAAGAATAATATCTCTACAAAAAAGTTATTAGATGCTATAGAACTCCAAAAACGTCAAGAAAGTGAAAGAAAATCATTAGGTTTACTTGCTGCACCTATAGTacaggaaagaaaaaaaatagcatCACGTAAAGTA GGTTTACATGAAGAATCTGATCTTCAACTTGCGTTAGCATTATCAAAATCTCTTCAAGAGGTAGAAGAACTAGACGAAATTAATGAACTTGAGGGATTACCTAAAACTTTAACACGATCTGTATCAGAAATAGTTGAGCCAATTTCGGAAAAACAGTTAGAGAGATTTGGATTTGCAAGTAGCAAACCTCCAtcattgataaaaaataaaagaa agAGGGACAATCAAGTAACTCTTCTTCAAACACGATCCCAAGATGAAAGAAATCGCATTTTAACAgagagaatttcagaaattttaatggAAGATGAACCAATTACTCAAAGTAAAAATGACACAATATATGACGAGAAAATTAAACAAGAAATTGCTCCAAGAAGTCATTTGCTAAAACAGTTTTTGTACAAG gAAAAAAAATTGTGGAATAAAGCTAGTTTATCCTCTAATCAGGAGTGTTTCTATGTATCAAATctttcaaaatatataattccagaagaaaaagaaatagaaata GAAAATGAAACtactttaaaatttacaaatacatgcAACTTAAAGGAAACAAACTTAAGCcaatataaaacaaatattagtaataataaggaAGTACTTTATGATTCATCCGATAGAGAATTGAactttataaatgaaaaatgtgaaaattgtcgAGATAAACAATTCATTAATGCTTTGGTAACAAATTGGAGGAGTGCATTAAACAATAGTTCTGCAAGtgatgtaataatatttgttaatgatAACAAACATATTTGGGCACATAAATTGATTTTTTATGTACAATGTCCAAACATTTTGCTTGACATTACACCTAATGATAGTTCAGTGTATCCTCAAATCAAAGAAAAAATCAGCTGGACAGATATATCTTATAATGTTGCTTTGCAATTTCTAGAATTTATTTACTGTGGAATTATTGAAaagtatttctgtatttttgaagaactgaagaatttgtCTTCTTTAAGAAGTTTGGCGAGGAAATATAAAGTAGAGCGATTGTTTGATTACttagaaagaaaagaaattgaaaataaaaaagctcatacatataatgtaaagaatagtgaatttgaaaatgaattagCTTATAGTGAAAGAAGTAATTTACAATTGAGTAATAATTGTTTGGACGATTTAATCTGTGAAGAATCATCtgaagaaaatatttgtttaagtaATGTAAATACTAGTAGGTATTGCAGCATGTCTCCTGATATGTTTGATGATATTAATGATACAGTATCAAAGAATAAAATAGCTGTAGCACTTGATAAGTCAAAGAACAATGAAAGTTTGAATATACTTAATTCTATTGATGAAGTGAGACTTAATAATACTGATGTAAATACAAGCTCTTCtaagaaagttaaaaaatatctaaattcaatTTCCAATGGATCACATTTAAGTGAACAAGAACGAAAGAATTATTTAGTACCATTGAAAAGTAATCTTAGTTTATTTATTGAACGATTTCAAAAAGAAAATGCAAAATCGGACTTCGATTCTGACCCTGAAAATTCagttttatcaatattttccaAACCAAACAGAAATCCATTTAATGTAAGGAATGATGATAGTCCTGATCAGCGTTCTACATCTCATGAGAACACTGTTATAAAAGAAACATTAGATAAAGAAAGGAGAAACGTTTTGAGTATATTTGACAATTATACAAGTCctgaattaaatacaaaaatgctGCATGAAAAGAATAATGATAGTATATGTCAAAATTTTGGAACAATAGAGTCAGTAGAATGTAATATAGAAAACTGTACAGAAAATCAGTTAAAGAATAATTTAGTAAATAAAAGTATCATTAATGTAGAAACAGAAaatcaaagtaaaataatagaaagaAATGTAGATCTACAGGTTTTGCATAACAAATCTGCGAATACATCTTCTATATCAAAATATAATGAAGATAGCATTCAATCAGAAATTGTTGCGGATGAAGATGAAATATCTATGTATTCAAAGTATAGACAAGAACACGAACATAATAGCATACTAAAGTATCGAGATTATATAAAAAGGAATGCATTACAAAACGACACGATGGTTAATTTAGAATATgagaatatggataatgatattaCTTTACCTTCAGACATAAATAAAGATTCTGAAATTAAAGGGAATTCAGTAGAACAATATGAAACTCAAACTAAAAGAAGTTCTAAAACATATAAACAAATATCCGTTCAAAATTCATGTGATCTCTCCAATGAATTTTTTGATAaagataaaaatgatttttctaTTAATGCTGTATCCCCAATAAGTAGTAGAAAAAACGTTCATGAAGTTCAAGGAATCAATAATGTAACTACATTAAGATACAGTAAATCAGAAAATGATATAGCTATAGAAGTAATAAGAAAAAGTCTGTCAACACAATCAGATATGTATGAATGCAATTCTTTGAAGTCTCCCATATCTATATCTTCTAGTACAGAATCCGATTTTGATGTTTCAAACTTGTATAAGTCTCAGGAGGATAAAAATGATAgagattcaaattttgaaaaatctctTAATAATTATTCTATTGAACGTGATAATTATTTGGCAAATGTTCATATTAATGATGAAGATGATAACAATAGCATAAGCATTTCTTTGTCTAGTATTGAAGATATAGATCAGTTAAATAAATGCAATTCTGTTCAAACATGCAATATAAATAAAGAAGAGATTCcatcaattataaataatgataaTATTGACTTGAAAAAAAGGTCTTCAATTCAGAAACAAAatgatagaaaatttaaaaaaaaatctatttcagaaacaaatttaaatattcatacaaAAAGTGCCACAAACATTAATAGTTTAAAGAAATCTGAATGTAAATGTCATAAAAAAATATCGAGAGTAGCCAAATCACCTGTAATCATTAGAAATAGTAACACTCCTCCACCAAATTATAATGAGATGAAGACACCAGAATTGCAT GAAAAATTAAATAGGTATGgattaaaaatccaaaaacggAAAAAAGCTGtgaaattattaacatatatttataatgaattacACCCTACAATTAGTACATCAGGGATAGAATCAGAATTTACAAACATAAGTAGTGAAGATGAAGAACCAccaatgaaaaaaataaattatgataaaAGTGATACTAATTCCATtgatgataatgattgtgaacTACTGCTTTCACCAGATAG cttATGA